From one Pontibacillus sp. HMF3514 genomic stretch:
- a CDS encoding class I SAM-dependent methyltransferase, whose protein sequence is MKKEKLIKKYDKHVKMYEKNLNNPTLGKWRSRLIKNAKGKVLEVGVGVGSNFPYYDKENVHVTGVDFSPEMIKSARQTARQYEIDADFIHEDVENLKVEPNSFDTVLSTLSLCSYPNPGEVLNKFNNWCEKDGTVLLMEHGLSSNVLLSSTQNVIDPLFKKVAGCHWNRNILEIVESSPLQVEHVERYWADMVYLIWAKPTK, encoded by the coding sequence ATGAAGAAGGAAAAGCTCATTAAAAAGTATGATAAGCATGTAAAAATGTACGAGAAGAATCTGAACAACCCAACTCTAGGTAAGTGGAGAAGTCGACTCATAAAGAATGCCAAAGGAAAAGTACTAGAGGTAGGGGTTGGTGTAGGATCAAACTTTCCCTACTATGATAAAGAAAATGTGCACGTCACAGGAGTTGATTTTAGTCCTGAGATGATCAAAAGTGCAAGACAAACGGCTAGGCAGTATGAAATCGATGCTGACTTCATTCATGAAGACGTGGAAAACTTGAAGGTAGAGCCCAATTCTTTTGATACTGTGTTATCAACGCTTTCGCTATGTAGTTATCCGAACCCAGGTGAAGTATTAAATAAGTTTAATAATTGGTGCGAAAAAGATGGAACGGTCCTTTTAATGGAACACGGCTTAAGTTCAAACGTCCTATTGTCTTCTACTCAAAACGTAATTGATCCTCTCTTTAAAAAAGTCGCTGGCTGTCATTGGAATCGAAATATCCTTGAAATTGTAGAAAGCTCTCCATTACAAGTGGAGCATGTTGAAAGGTATTGGGCTGATATGGTCTATTTAATCTGGGCGAAACCTACTAAATAA
- a CDS encoding TetR/AcrR family transcriptional regulator, translating to MKAKSNRSPGRPRQNEKKQPTNEMILQSAAQLFLENGYQEVSVDDVADHCNVTKATVYYYFGSKGDLFTETMVQMMLRIREQMDTILQAKKPLKDRLYDVSMAHLSAVGDMDMDGFTREMKNALSAEQMKKVQQAEENMYEALEEAFNEAIDKGEIREVHTKFVAHSFISLLKAGHYHDANGNTIFDSTEKAAKHIIDLFWNGLVE from the coding sequence TTGAAAGCGAAAAGCAATCGCTCGCCTGGGCGACCACGGCAAAATGAAAAGAAACAACCTACAAATGAAATGATACTTCAATCAGCTGCACAGCTGTTTTTAGAAAATGGATACCAAGAAGTTTCGGTCGATGATGTTGCAGATCATTGCAATGTGACAAAGGCGACGGTTTACTACTATTTTGGAAGTAAAGGTGATCTCTTCACCGAAACTATGGTTCAAATGATGCTTCGCATTCGCGAGCAAATGGATACAATACTACAAGCTAAAAAGCCTCTAAAGGATCGCCTCTATGACGTATCAATGGCTCACCTTTCAGCAGTGGGCGATATGGATATGGATGGCTTCACGCGCGAAATGAAAAATGCTCTTTCAGCGGAACAAATGAAAAAGGTACAGCAAGCTGAGGAAAATATGTACGAAGCTCTGGAAGAAGCATTTAACGAAGCAATTGATAAAGGCGAAATTCGAGAGGTTCACACGAAGTTCGTCGCACATAGCTTTATTTCATTGTTAAAAGCTGGGCATTATCACGATGCCAACGGAAATACGATATTTGACTCGACTGAAAAAGCCGCCAAACATATTATTGATCTATTTTGGAACGGACTTGTGGAATGA
- a CDS encoding DUF6376 family protein codes for MKKLLASVALTLVLTGCSLGEVNDSIDYVIDAKNHINQLKEYAEGAPDRYKEATKDPAAKEKLANELKSLKDDINAFNNIDAPTIAEDLHQNIVSKNEQILAEINGLFDNGQLTLDKVQDSQLIQTIRNTSEFMNKLENLNQ; via the coding sequence ATGAAGAAACTACTTGCCAGTGTTGCTTTAACGCTTGTTTTAACAGGCTGTTCTTTAGGAGAAGTGAATGACTCTATAGATTATGTAATTGATGCTAAGAACCATATAAATCAGTTAAAGGAATATGCTGAAGGTGCCCCAGATCGATATAAAGAAGCTACCAAAGATCCTGCAGCTAAAGAAAAATTAGCAAATGAATTAAAATCACTTAAGGATGATATCAACGCATTTAATAATATAGACGCCCCAACCATTGCAGAAGACTTACATCAAAACATAGTAAGCAAAAACGAACAGATATTAGCAGAAATTAATGGTTTATTCGATAACGGTCAGCTCACTCTTGATAAGGTTCAGGACTCCCAACTCATTCAAACGATTCGAAATACATCAGAGTTCATGAATAAGCTTGAGAACCTAAATCAGTAG
- a CDS encoding DUF3267 domain-containing protein yields the protein MKIQSKMPETNDRLHIALMDSGWVPMKEPKNLITAILLSIPLMFISTLISLVIINIVSGLSWEEFGLTAVSLSFTIHLGILLWIVILLMFHEILHLVFVPNFLSSNKTFMGLTYFGGYVLSEEKFSKTRYLVITLAPFVIISMILPVLLSMIGLLTSTMKFLILLNAAASSVDLLYVFLVVKQVPNNSMVRNNGTKMYWRN from the coding sequence ATGAAGATTCAGAGTAAAATGCCAGAAACGAACGACCGTTTACATATAGCTTTAATGGATAGTGGATGGGTTCCCATGAAAGAACCTAAGAATCTCATAACAGCCATTCTTCTTTCCATACCATTAATGTTTATCTCAACACTTATTTCTCTTGTTATCATAAATATAGTTTCAGGTCTGTCATGGGAGGAATTTGGTCTTACAGCTGTTTCTTTATCCTTCACCATTCATTTAGGAATTTTGTTATGGATTGTCATTCTTTTAATGTTTCATGAAATCCTTCATTTGGTTTTCGTGCCTAACTTCTTAAGCTCAAATAAAACGTTTATGGGATTAACGTATTTTGGGGGATACGTGCTTTCAGAAGAGAAATTCTCAAAAACAAGGTATTTAGTCATCACACTTGCTCCATTTGTAATAATCTCGATGATATTGCCGGTTTTACTAAGTATGATAGGCCTCTTAACATCAACCATGAAATTTTTAATACTACTTAACGCAGCTGCATCTTCTGTAGACTTACTTTATGTTTTTCTAGTTGTTAAACAAGTACCAAACAACTCAATGGTGCGAAATAATGGAACAAAAATGTACTGGAGAAATTAG
- a CDS encoding redoxin domain-containing protein, protein MPGWQQVYEKYKDEGFEILSVSVDIQGAEVVKPYVEDTTFKTVIDSENKFANMFGFKIVPNGIFIDKEGTIRLLKQGFKVDDDDHVEAVRKLIFGEVEKVEFDDTYYNPAESSTNMEKQLAQTKFKLGMEYYNNGKKDEALKELDEALLLDTENFLIRKQRWYIRYPEKFSPTIDIEWQQNQLKQEKEAEAQQKGDMICGPEGCVIPGTSNDE, encoded by the coding sequence TTGCCTGGATGGCAGCAAGTATATGAGAAGTACAAAGATGAAGGATTTGAGATTCTATCTGTTTCCGTTGATATTCAAGGGGCAGAGGTTGTAAAGCCGTATGTAGAAGATACGACGTTTAAGACGGTTATCGATTCAGAGAACAAGTTCGCAAATATGTTTGGGTTTAAAATTGTTCCGAACGGGATCTTTATCGATAAGGAAGGTACGATTCGTCTTCTTAAACAAGGATTTAAGGTGGACGATGATGACCATGTCGAAGCGGTTCGCAAGCTCATTTTTGGAGAGGTCGAAAAAGTTGAATTCGATGATACCTACTATAATCCAGCCGAATCATCTACGAACATGGAAAAGCAACTCGCTCAAACCAAGTTCAAATTGGGCATGGAATACTACAACAATGGGAAGAAGGATGAGGCACTGAAAGAATTAGATGAAGCCTTACTCCTTGATACAGAAAACTTCCTGATTCGAAAACAACGATGGTACATTCGTTACCCAGAAAAGTTTTCACCTACAATTGATATTGAATGGCAACAAAATCAATTAAAACAAGAAAAAGAAGCGGAAGCACAGCAAAAAGGGGACATGATTTGTGGCCCAGAAGGCTGTGTGATTCCAGGGACTTCGAATGATGAATAA
- a CDS encoding MFS transporter, translating into MFNLTNHEKNMSVIVSNQFLTALADSVYDVAIFWYIYDQSGSALLASFVTAISFLTQVIVGPFIGVLADYKNPKWTMQLGFALMIFVGISMAFIYYFLLDYFVILLYLGVIIHDIGMATIKPARSKLLPRIVGRERIVQVNGYISSSSQIALTLGKSMSGFLIALIGFIGVMLSHAALYLLASILLKLLIDLSLSKTNESAGDVESVREKKEQSYISDIKDTFQLMRSFRPLFKLIIIGMVINVASVIGPLFVVIVREQYSSGSIVFGWFNAIGAVAGVVVGLFANRIINFVKPYMMFGLSMSGAGLSMMLVGTLSNIYAGMTVYFIMSFLLTVFNIAFSSLIITLVEDEYRGRVNNLTTALATIMIPVFSVLGGYVADQLSASIVYVFAGVWVVFWGIVIFIDKDVRAIESV; encoded by the coding sequence ATGTTCAACCTTACAAATCACGAGAAAAATATGAGTGTTATTGTATCCAATCAATTCTTAACTGCTCTAGCAGACAGCGTGTATGATGTAGCGATCTTTTGGTACATATATGATCAATCCGGTTCAGCCTTATTAGCTTCATTCGTCACAGCTATCAGTTTTTTAACACAAGTCATTGTGGGTCCTTTTATTGGGGTATTAGCTGATTATAAGAATCCGAAATGGACAATGCAATTAGGCTTTGCTCTTATGATTTTTGTGGGCATAAGCATGGCTTTTATCTATTATTTCTTGTTAGATTACTTTGTAATTCTACTTTATCTCGGAGTAATTATTCACGACATAGGTATGGCTACCATTAAACCAGCGAGAAGTAAGCTTCTCCCTCGTATCGTAGGAAGGGAAAGAATTGTCCAGGTGAATGGGTACATATCATCTTCCTCTCAAATCGCCCTAACCTTAGGTAAGTCTATGAGCGGTTTTTTAATTGCTTTAATTGGGTTTATTGGGGTAATGCTTTCTCATGCTGCTTTGTATTTACTAGCTAGTATATTATTGAAACTTTTAATAGATTTATCTTTATCTAAAACGAATGAATCTGCAGGGGATGTAGAAAGTGTAAGGGAAAAGAAGGAACAATCCTATATTTCAGATATAAAAGATACATTTCAATTAATGCGCTCGTTTCGTCCGTTATTTAAACTGATCATCATTGGAATGGTCATCAATGTAGCATCTGTAATTGGTCCGTTGTTCGTTGTAATTGTGCGAGAGCAATATAGCTCAGGTTCCATTGTTTTTGGTTGGTTTAATGCTATCGGAGCAGTAGCTGGAGTAGTCGTTGGGTTATTTGCTAACCGAATTATCAATTTCGTTAAGCCTTACATGATGTTTGGTCTAAGTATGAGTGGAGCTGGTCTCTCTATGATGTTGGTTGGAACATTATCTAACATTTATGCGGGCATGACTGTATATTTTATAATGAGTTTTTTACTCACAGTATTTAATATCGCCTTTTCTTCATTAATTATTACGTTAGTAGAAGACGAATATCGAGGTAGGGTGAACAATTTAACTACAGCATTAGCGACCATCATGATTCCCGTCTTTTCCGTATTAGGAGGCTATGTTGCGGATCAACTCTCAGCCAGCATTGTTTATGTCTTTGCTGGAGTTTGGGTAGTGTTTTGGGGGATTGTGATCTTCATAGATAAAGATGTAAGGGCAATTGAGAGTGTTTAA
- a CDS encoding BCCT family transporter — MLNKFSTVFKISAGIMLVLVIFGVVWPKGLENITTNVQEFIASKLGWYYLIIVTFFVLVALVFLLTPLGKIKLGKQGEKPEFSRPTWIAMLFSAGMGIGLVFWGTAEPISHYAVSSPTQETGTDQAIKDALRFTYFHWGIHAWGIYGIVALVLAYFNYRHDKPGLISATLEPVLGDAARGTTGKVIDIFAVIATVIGVATTLGFGAVQINGGLAYLFDIPSNFFMQLIIIVIVTVLFMISAWTGLGKGIKILSNANMGLAGILFLLIFILGPTLFILNLFTNSIGSYIQNLPQMSFRIAPLNEETREWIKSWTIFYWAWWIAWSPFVGIFIARVSKGRSIREFVFTVLIVPSIVGFLWFATFGGTAIHLEHTGVAEISKLATEESLFGVFSEFPLGMVASIVAILLISTFFITSADSGTFVLGLMTTGGTGDPGQTIKLTWGVLLSATALALLYTGGLQALQNTMIIAALPFSVIMFLMCISFVKSVYKEGKELGIGKIQQKEK, encoded by the coding sequence ATGCTTAATAAATTCTCTACTGTATTTAAAATATCAGCAGGGATTATGTTGGTACTGGTTATTTTCGGGGTTGTGTGGCCTAAAGGGTTAGAGAACATCACCACGAACGTGCAAGAGTTTATTGCGAGTAAGCTGGGCTGGTACTACCTTATTATCGTTACATTCTTTGTCCTTGTTGCCTTAGTATTTTTACTCACTCCACTTGGTAAAATCAAACTAGGAAAGCAAGGGGAAAAACCTGAATTCTCCAGACCAACCTGGATTGCTATGCTTTTTAGTGCAGGGATGGGAATCGGGCTAGTGTTCTGGGGAACGGCTGAACCGATCAGCCACTACGCTGTTAGTTCTCCGACACAAGAAACAGGAACCGATCAAGCTATAAAAGACGCACTGCGTTTCACATATTTTCACTGGGGGATCCACGCTTGGGGGATTTATGGGATCGTAGCACTCGTTTTAGCTTATTTTAACTACAGACATGATAAGCCTGGCCTCATCAGTGCAACGTTGGAACCTGTTCTTGGCGATGCAGCAAGAGGAACGACAGGGAAAGTGATCGATATTTTCGCTGTTATCGCGACTGTTATTGGGGTTGCGACGACCCTTGGTTTTGGCGCTGTTCAAATCAATGGTGGCTTGGCATATTTATTCGATATACCAAGTAACTTTTTCATGCAATTAATCATAATTGTTATTGTAACAGTTCTATTCATGATCTCTGCCTGGACGGGATTAGGGAAAGGGATCAAAATTTTGAGTAATGCTAACATGGGATTGGCAGGTATTCTTTTTCTTCTCATTTTCATTTTGGGGCCAACATTATTCATTTTAAACCTATTTACTAACTCCATTGGCTCGTATATTCAAAACTTACCGCAGATGAGTTTCCGTATTGCGCCGTTGAATGAAGAAACGCGTGAGTGGATTAAATCATGGACGATCTTCTACTGGGCTTGGTGGATTGCATGGTCTCCGTTTGTAGGGATCTTTATTGCTCGTGTGTCAAAAGGACGCTCCATACGTGAATTTGTCTTCACGGTTTTGATCGTTCCATCGATTGTAGGTTTCCTATGGTTCGCAACGTTTGGAGGTACAGCGATTCATCTTGAACACACAGGTGTTGCAGAGATTTCAAAACTTGCAACGGAGGAGTCGCTATTTGGTGTATTCTCGGAATTCCCACTAGGGATGGTTGCTTCCATTGTAGCCATTTTGCTCATTAGTACATTCTTTATCACATCCGCCGATTCCGGAACATTCGTCTTGGGTTTAATGACAACAGGCGGAACAGGGGACCCGGGCCAAACGATCAAATTGACATGGGGCGTACTGCTTTCAGCTACAGCGCTAGCGCTTCTCTATACAGGAGGGCTACAAGCTTTACAAAATACCATGATCATAGCGGCGTTACCGTTCTCGGTCATCATGTTCTTGATGTGTATTAGTTTCGTGAAGTCCGTTTACAAAGAAGGAAAAGAACTGGGGATCGGCAAGATTCAACAGAAGGAAAAATAA
- a CDS encoding MMPL family transporter has translation MNVLNKLGKIVAGSKTRWVTIVIWILLVGMVSSIWPQVNNEETNSNNLLPDEAMSNEAAKLAEEEFPNESGVPLLLVWYQDEGLEEADIKEIQSVYQELESNPVEYQSKVPSFAKIPVAALLESASEDGKALTTPVFFKEDASTEELQKSLQNLKKIITEKVGKNPFDTNLSEDGLHVRMTGPVGIQTDATELFSQADLTLLLATVLLVLVLLIVLYRSPILAVVPLIGVGFAYGLISPMLGFMASNGWIVVDSQAISIMTVLLFGAGTDYCLFLVSRYRDELQLEPNKYKALHLAIANSGGAILMSAATTALGLLTLSLAQYASYDRFAVPFSLAIVMMAVAVVTILPALLAVLGRTAFFPFIPRTDKMVEELEKKKGKRVRKGNTRSRFSKAAGRLVTEKPVPIIVVTLIVLGGLAALVPRIDYSYGVLGSFPEDMPSREGFTIISEHYPAGEIAPTNVIIDTEGEEVDVKEQLTELDFVESVSEPREGKENKEMLQYVVTLSLNPYEEEAIARVPTLKETAEDALAEAGVENASDQVWIGGETATLYDTQNITNRDQQLIIPVVLLIIATLLLIYLRSIVAMAYLLITVVLSFFSALGLGWLIIHYGLGAEAMQGLIPLYAFVFLVALGGDYNIFMISSIWKNRKHMPLKQAIAEGVGETSSVITSAGLILAGTFLVLAVMPIQVLVQFGIVTAIGVLLDTFVVRPLLVPAITTVLGKYSFWPGELWKKEDREKDHS, from the coding sequence ATGAATGTTTTAAATAAATTAGGAAAAATCGTTGCAGGGTCTAAGACAAGATGGGTTACTATTGTCATTTGGATCCTTTTGGTTGGCATGGTGTCGTCGATTTGGCCACAAGTAAATAATGAAGAAACAAATTCTAATAATTTGTTGCCAGATGAGGCGATGTCTAATGAAGCAGCCAAGTTAGCGGAGGAAGAGTTTCCGAATGAATCTGGTGTTCCATTGTTACTTGTGTGGTACCAAGATGAAGGCTTGGAAGAAGCGGATATCAAAGAGATTCAATCCGTTTATCAAGAGCTTGAAAGTAATCCTGTAGAGTATCAATCGAAGGTGCCGAGCTTTGCCAAAATTCCTGTGGCAGCATTATTGGAATCTGCTTCAGAGGATGGGAAGGCTCTTACGACACCTGTATTTTTTAAAGAAGATGCTTCAACAGAAGAGCTACAAAAATCTCTACAAAACTTGAAAAAAATCATAACCGAAAAAGTTGGGAAAAACCCGTTTGATACGAATCTATCGGAGGATGGCTTGCATGTAAGAATGACTGGGCCTGTTGGAATTCAAACAGATGCTACGGAATTATTTAGCCAGGCAGACCTGACATTATTACTGGCAACAGTTTTACTTGTGTTGGTTTTATTAATCGTTTTATATCGTTCACCAATTTTAGCGGTAGTGCCATTAATCGGTGTTGGTTTTGCATATGGATTGATTTCACCGATGCTTGGATTTATGGCGAGTAACGGATGGATTGTGGTCGATTCGCAAGCCATCTCTATCATGACTGTACTTTTATTTGGTGCTGGAACAGATTACTGTCTATTCCTCGTATCAAGATATCGTGATGAACTGCAGCTTGAGCCGAATAAATATAAGGCGCTCCATCTAGCAATCGCTAACTCAGGCGGAGCTATTTTGATGTCAGCAGCTACCACGGCACTGGGTTTATTAACATTATCTTTAGCACAGTACGCTTCATACGATCGATTTGCTGTACCATTTAGTCTAGCGATCGTCATGATGGCGGTAGCTGTTGTTACCATTTTGCCTGCTCTTTTAGCTGTACTTGGTAGAACAGCTTTCTTTCCTTTTATCCCGAGAACAGACAAAATGGTTGAAGAGCTTGAGAAAAAGAAAGGGAAGCGCGTCCGCAAAGGAAATACAAGAAGTCGATTCAGCAAAGCAGCCGGACGATTGGTTACGGAAAAGCCTGTTCCGATCATTGTCGTTACACTCATTGTTCTAGGTGGATTGGCCGCTCTTGTACCGCGAATCGATTATTCTTACGGTGTGTTAGGATCCTTCCCAGAAGATATGCCTTCACGTGAAGGGTTCACAATAATTAGTGAGCATTATCCTGCAGGTGAAATTGCTCCAACAAATGTGATCATCGATACTGAAGGGGAAGAGGTCGATGTAAAAGAGCAATTAACTGAATTAGATTTTGTTGAAAGTGTAAGTGAACCGAGAGAGGGCAAAGAAAACAAGGAGATGCTCCAATATGTGGTGACGCTATCCTTGAACCCTTATGAGGAAGAAGCTATTGCTAGAGTTCCTACCTTAAAGGAAACTGCTGAAGATGCGCTGGCTGAAGCTGGAGTAGAAAATGCGAGTGATCAGGTCTGGATCGGTGGAGAGACAGCAACGCTCTATGATACCCAAAATATCACCAACCGAGATCAGCAGCTGATTATTCCAGTTGTGTTGCTTATTATCGCAACATTACTCCTGATTTATTTACGCTCCATAGTGGCCATGGCGTACCTTCTGATTACAGTAGTGCTGTCATTCTTCTCTGCATTAGGGCTTGGATGGCTCATCATTCACTATGGTTTAGGAGCCGAAGCGATGCAGGGACTCATACCACTATATGCGTTCGTGTTCTTAGTGGCGCTTGGTGGAGATTACAACATCTTTATGATCTCAAGCATTTGGAAAAATCGAAAACACATGCCTTTAAAACAGGCCATCGCAGAAGGTGTAGGAGAAACAAGCAGCGTTATCACATCAGCCGGATTAATTTTAGCTGGAACATTCCTTGTATTAGCCGTGATGCCGATTCAGGTACTTGTCCAATTCGGTATCGTTACAGCGATTGGTGTCCTACTTGATACCTTCGTCGTGCGTCCATTACTCGTACCAGCGATTACAACTGTCCTTGGAAAATACTCATTCTGGCCAGGTGAACTTTGGAAGAAGGAAGATCGTGAAAAAGATCATAGTTAA
- a CDS encoding PTS fructose transporter subunit IIABC has translation MKITDLLKKDTIALDLDARSKSDVIDGLVNKLDQAGRLNNASEFKKAIEEREEQSSTGIGEGIAIPHAKTSAVNEPAIAFGRTPSGVDYNSLDGQPANLFFMIAASEGANQTHLDTLSKLSTLLMDEGFRKELEQARTEDDVIEAINRKEQEEHEDDTPEDSDQFIIGVTGCPTGIAHTYMAADKLKEAAKEKGVGIKVETNGSGGVKNIPTKEEIEKADAIIVASDVDVEMDRFQGKPVIQTTVGKGIHESTSLIERAMKKDAPIYQGRGQSSSEDSGGGEERTGFYKHLMNGVSNMLPLVVGGGILIAISFIFGIKAANPDHESHNIFAEWLMNIGGGTAFALMIPVLAGFIAQSIAGRPGLAPGLVGGMLASSGGSGFLGGLIAGFLAGYLVEGIKKMFGGLPQSLEGLKPVLIYPLLGIFSTGLIMILINSPLSAIMDGLTGWLEGLGETNLILVGLVLGGMMAVDMGGPINKAAYTFGLAMIDAENYAPIAAIMAGGMTPPLGLAIATTMFKSKFTKQEQEAGKTAYVMGASFITEGAIPFAAADPARVIPSIITGSALAGALTMLFGITLRAPHGGVFVAGLVNGNVPLAPLFYLLAILAGAFVTAIMVGSLKKKIQ, from the coding sequence GTGAAAATTACTGATTTATTAAAAAAAGACACCATTGCACTTGATCTGGATGCCCGCTCCAAAAGTGACGTGATTGATGGGCTTGTGAACAAACTTGATCAAGCAGGTCGTCTAAACAATGCGAGCGAATTCAAGAAAGCTATTGAAGAACGTGAAGAGCAGAGTTCAACGGGAATTGGTGAAGGGATTGCCATTCCTCACGCCAAAACTTCTGCAGTAAATGAGCCAGCGATTGCATTTGGTCGCACGCCATCTGGTGTTGATTACAACTCATTAGACGGCCAGCCCGCTAATCTCTTTTTCATGATTGCTGCTTCAGAAGGAGCAAACCAAACGCACTTAGATACACTATCTAAGCTCTCCACCCTTCTAATGGATGAAGGGTTTCGAAAAGAATTAGAACAGGCTCGTACGGAAGATGATGTGATTGAAGCCATCAACCGTAAAGAGCAAGAAGAACACGAAGATGATACACCAGAAGATAGTGATCAATTTATTATCGGCGTAACTGGTTGCCCAACAGGTATTGCTCACACATACATGGCAGCGGATAAATTGAAGGAAGCTGCAAAAGAAAAAGGCGTTGGGATTAAAGTTGAAACGAATGGTTCTGGCGGAGTCAAAAACATCCCTACAAAAGAGGAAATTGAAAAAGCTGATGCCATTATCGTTGCTTCTGATGTTGATGTAGAAATGGATCGATTCCAAGGTAAGCCTGTGATCCAAACAACTGTCGGAAAAGGCATTCATGAATCAACATCGCTAATTGAACGTGCGATGAAAAAGGATGCGCCGATTTATCAAGGTCGCGGTCAAAGCAGCAGTGAAGACAGTGGCGGCGGTGAGGAACGTACTGGTTTTTATAAACACTTAATGAATGGTGTTTCCAACATGCTTCCGCTTGTTGTAGGTGGCGGTATCCTCATTGCAATTTCCTTTATTTTCGGGATCAAAGCAGCAAATCCAGACCATGAATCGCACAACATTTTTGCTGAATGGTTGATGAACATTGGTGGTGGAACAGCATTTGCACTAATGATTCCTGTTCTAGCTGGTTTCATCGCACAAAGTATAGCCGGACGTCCTGGTCTTGCACCTGGTTTAGTCGGTGGTATGCTCGCCTCTAGCGGTGGTTCTGGTTTCCTTGGTGGTTTAATTGCTGGTTTCTTAGCAGGTTATTTAGTTGAAGGAATTAAGAAGATGTTCGGTGGTTTACCTCAATCATTAGAAGGGTTGAAGCCGGTCCTTATCTATCCTTTACTCGGTATCTTTTCTACTGGCTTGATTATGATCTTAATTAACTCTCCATTAAGTGCCATCATGGATGGTCTAACAGGTTGGCTTGAAGGTTTAGGGGAAACAAACCTTATTCTCGTTGGTCTTGTACTTGGCGGTATGATGGCTGTGGATATGGGTGGACCAATTAACAAAGCGGCTTACACATTCGGCCTTGCGATGATTGATGCAGAAAACTATGCCCCGATCGCAGCTATTATGGCTGGCGGTATGACACCTCCACTAGGCTTAGCAATTGCAACAACCATGTTCAAAAGTAAATTCACAAAGCAAGAGCAAGAAGCAGGTAAAACAGCTTACGTAATGGGAGCATCCTTCATTACAGAAGGCGCTATTCCATTCGCCGCAGCTGACCCTGCACGTGTCATCCCTTCCATTATTACAGGCTCAGCTCTAGCAGGTGCCCTAACGATGCTATTCGGCATCACACTTCGCGCACCACACGGCGGTGTCTTCGTCGCTGGCCTTGTAAACGGAAACGTACCACTAGCACCTCTCTTCTATCTGTTAGCCATTCTAGCAGGTGCATTTGTGACTGCGATTATGGTTGGATCGTTGAAGAAGAAAATTCAATAA
- a CDS encoding DeoR/GlpR family DNA-binding transcription regulator, with product MLTPERHQIILNVLNEKQTVKIQELVEATSSSESTIRRDLSQLEDQHLLRRVHGGASILHQTSEEPSIVEKSTKNLQEKQQIAKHAANLVREGDCIFLDAGTTTLEMIPFLKDKSITVVTNGLSHLNALSEHGMTAYVTGGYIKHKTGALIGNAAQLSLGGYYFDLAFLGTNGVDLSAGYTTPDPEEAGLKRTALQQAENAYILADGSKFNEITFTKIADIHEAHIITDHSGSTLSEPYQEKTMIQVVSS from the coding sequence ATGTTAACCCCAGAGCGTCATCAAATTATTCTAAATGTCTTAAATGAAAAACAAACCGTAAAAATTCAAGAGCTTGTGGAGGCTACTTCCTCATCTGAATCCACGATCCGCAGAGATTTGAGCCAGCTTGAGGATCAACATCTCTTGAGACGTGTTCATGGTGGTGCTTCGATTCTTCATCAAACGAGCGAGGAGCCGAGCATTGTTGAGAAATCAACCAAAAACCTTCAAGAGAAACAACAAATAGCCAAGCACGCAGCTAATCTTGTTCGTGAAGGGGATTGCATCTTTCTTGATGCAGGGACTACAACGCTTGAGATGATCCCTTTTCTAAAAGACAAATCCATTACCGTTGTCACGAATGGGCTTAGTCATCTCAACGCATTAAGTGAACACGGTATGACAGCTTATGTCACGGGTGGATACATCAAACATAAAACCGGTGCTCTTATCGGTAACGCAGCTCAGCTGAGTCTGGGAGGGTATTATTTTGACCTTGCTTTTCTCGGAACGAACGGTGTTGACCTGTCTGCAGGATACACAACGCCTGATCCTGAAGAGGCTGGTCTAAAACGAACGGCACTCCAGCAAGCGGAAAATGCTTATATTTTGGCGGATGGTTCGAAGTTTAATGAAATTACCTTCACCAAAATTGCTGACATTCATGAGGCGCACATCATTACTGACCATAGTGGCTCTACACTATCAGAGCCCTATCAGGAGAAAACCATGATTCAAGTTGTTTCATCATAA